One window from the genome of Nicotiana sylvestris chromosome 9, ASM39365v2, whole genome shotgun sequence encodes:
- the LOC104226249 gene encoding uncharacterized protein — protein sequence MRVGRKVGQRLEGGSGGKGGKGNKGAFRLRIGSWNVGTLTGNSKELAKILQKRRVSIAWVQETGWVGLSVKDADGHTLWYSIVERGKNGVCILVDRELRESMVEVRRVNDRLMVIKLVVGEYTLNVISAYALHAGLDEEVKRCF from the coding sequence ATGAGGGTGGGGAGGAAGGTAGGGCAAAGGTTAGAGGGTGGGTCGGGAGGCAAGGGAGGTAAAGGTAACAAGGGTGCCTTTAGGTtaagaatcgggtcatggaacgtGGGTACATTGACGGGTAACTCTAAAGAGTTGGCAAAGATTCTCCAGAAGAGGAGGGTCAGCATAGCGTGGGTCCAGGAGACAGGGTGGGTAGGGTTGAGTGTGAAGGATGCGGATGGGCATACACTTTGGTACTCAATAGTCGAGAGAGGTAAGAATGGAGTGTGTATCTTGGTGGATAGGGAACTTAGAGAGTCTATGGTCGAAGTTAGACGAGTGAATGATAGATTGATGGTTATTAAGTTGGTGGTTGGAGAGTACACCCTGAATGTCATTAGCGCCTATGCGCTGCATGCGGGCCTAGATGAAGAGGTTAAACGGTGTTTCTAG